One window of Pirellulales bacterium genomic DNA carries:
- a CDS encoding transposase, with protein MRLPCKVMYTTNLIESVNSVIRKFTRNRKQYSNRDSALKMIYLAINEASKRWTKAIHNWKEALNHFAIMFQERMPKDLR; from the coding sequence ATGCGTTTGCCCTGCAAGGTGATGTACACCACGAACCTGATCGAGTCGGTGAACAGCGTGATCCGCAAGTTCACGCGGAATCGCAAGCAGTACTCGAACCGCGACTCGGCGCTGAAGATGATCTACCTGGCGATCAACGAGGCCTCGAAGCGTTGGACCAAAGCGATCCACAACTGGAAGGAAGCCCTGAACCACTTTGCCATCATGTTCCAGGAACGAATGCCCAAGGACCTACGCTAG